In a genomic window of Epinephelus lanceolatus isolate andai-2023 chromosome 3, ASM4190304v1, whole genome shotgun sequence:
- the LOC117255975 gene encoding hemicentin-1-like yields MASDGLQKMTLALVAMQIVPVIQGQNVWGVTYSPTKICAVKGSTVEIHCSYTYPSRTNGCNATVKKTFWFTKVNGRDPVDLTTDPQYSGRVQYDCDKIRNNCTLRITDLRESDSAEYKFRFITDHPDAYIGEPGVTLSVTGLQVSRSNNGLDCQSSCVPDRPSFIWYKNGQKIQAEASSSYYYLGNFNYEDSYSCAVKGYEDSPSPPKCADGETCNRVTYTDRNICASKGSSVDISCTYSSYENHVESKFWFSPERKDQWQNPSQPEDLSKDSQFAGRVQVIDTEGGRSTLRITDLRESDSAEYHFKFTTPSFEWRSSLPGTTLTVTALQVQVTRITVGQFVTEAELKCHSSCSPAGRLSYVWFNNKVKITGVETSSYKAQFGLSDNVSCAIRGLEEFPSPSVSNYTWYKETVNPRPLSEGPQLVFSSIQSSDSGQYYCTAENELGRRTSNDFIMDVKLIQGQNGWGVTYSPTKICAVKGSTVEIHCRYTYPSRTNGCNATVKKTFWFTKVNGRDPVDLTTDPQYSGRVQYDCDKIRNNCTLRVTDLRESDSAEYKFRFITDHPDAYIGEPGVTLSVTENNNIDVSRSNNGLDCQSSCVPDRPSFIWYKNGQKIQAEASSSSYYLGNFNCEDSYSCAVKGYEDSPSPPTCADGETCNRVTYTDRNICASKGSSVDISCTYSSYKNHVESKFWFSPERKGQWQNPSQPEDLSKDSQFAGRVQVIDTEGGRSTLRITDLRESDSAEYHFKFTTPSFEWRSSLPGTTLTVTALQVQVTRITVGQSVTEAELKCHSSCSPAGRLSYIWFNNKEEITGVETSSYKAQFGLSDNVSCAIRGLEEFPSPSVYAPKLPSVSVSPSAEIVEGSSVTLTCSSDANPAAKYTWYKKTVNPRPLSEGPQLVFSSIQSSDSGQYYCTAENELGRRTSNDFTMDVKYAPKLPSVSVSPSAEIVEGSSVTLTCSSDANPAANYTWYKETVNPRPLSEGPQLVFSSIQSSDSGQYYCTAENELGRRTSNDFIMDVKCE; encoded by the exons ATGGCGTCAGATGGACTGCAGAAGATGACCCTGGCTCTTGTAGCCATgcag ATAGTCCCAG TGATACAGGGTCAGAATGTCTGGGGAGTGACTTACAGTCCTACTAAGATCTGTGCTGTAAAAGGATCAACAGTGGAAATACACTGCAGCTACACATACCCATCCAGAACAAATGGCTGTAATGCTACAGTTAAGAAAACATTCTGGTTTACCAAAGTGAATGGACGTGATCCTGTAGATCTGACAACAGACCCACAGTATTCAGGTCGTGTGCAGTATGACTGTGATAAGATTAGGAAcaactgcactctgagaatcaCAGACCTGAGAGAGAGCGACTCAGCTGAGTACAAGTTCAGGTTCATAACAGACCATCCTGATGCTTATATTGGTGAACCTGGAGTCACTTTGTCTGTCACAG GTCTCCAGGTGAGCAGATCAAATAATGGGCTTGACTGTCAAAGCAGTTGTGTACCTGATCGCCCTTCCTTCATCTGGTACAAAAATGGACAGAAAATTCAGGCAGAAGcatcttcttcttattattatttaggcAACTTTAATTATGAAGACAGCTATTCTTGTGCTGTAAAAGGATATGAGGATTCCCCCTCTCCTCCAAAAT GTGCCGATGGTGAAACCTGCAACAGAGTGACGTACACTGACAGAAACATCTGTGCCTCCAAAGGCTCATCAGTGGACATTTCTTGCACTTACAGCAGTTACGAGAATCATGTTGAATCCAAATTCTGGTTCAGTCCTGAACGTAAAGATCAGTGGCAGAATCCCTCACAGCCTGAGGACCTTAGTAAAGACTCCCAGTTTGCAGGTCGTGTTCAGGTCATTGACACAGAGGGAGGACGCTCCACCCTGAGAATCACTGACCTGAGAGAGAGCGACTCAGCTGAGTATCACTTCAAATTCACAACACCAAGCTTTGAATGGAGGAGTAGTTTACCTGGTACAACTCTGACTGtcacag CTCTCCAGGTGCAGGTGACCAGAATAACAGTTGGTCAGTTTGTTACTGAGGCAGAGCTGAAgtgtcacagcagctgcagtccaGCTGGTCGTCTTTCCTACGTCTGGTTcaataataaagtgaaaattACTGGAGTGGAGACGTCGTCTTATAAAGCCCAGTTTGGTCTTAGTGACAACGTCTCCTGTGCTATAAGAGGACTTGAGGAGTTCCCCTCTCCTTCAGTGT ctaactATACCTGGTACAAGGAGACAGTAAACCCCAGACCTCTCAGTGAAGGACCACAGCTCGTCTTCAGCTCCATCCAGTCCTCTGACTCTGGACAGTATTACTGCACAGCAGAGAACGAGCTGGGGAGGAGGACGTCTAATGACTTCATCATGGATGTGAAAT TGATACAGGGTCAGAATGGCTGGGGAGTGACTTACAGTCCTACTAAGATCTGTGCTGTAAAAGGATCAACAGTGGAAATACACTGCAGATACACATACCCATCCAGAACAAATGGCTGTAATGCTACAGTTAAGAAAACATTCTGGTTTACCAAAGTGAATGGACGTGATCCTGTAGATCTGACAACAGACCCACAGTATTCAGGTCGTGTGCAGTATGACTGTGATAAGATTAGGAACAACTGCACTCTGAGAGTCACAGACCTGAGAGAGAGCGACTCAGCTGAGTACAAGTTCAGGTTCATAACAGACCATCCTGATGCTTATATTGGTGAACCTGGAGTCACTTTGTCTGTCACAG AAAACAATAATATagat GTGAGCAGATCAAATAATGGGCTTGACTGTCAAAGCAGTTGTGTACCTGATCGCCCTTCCTTCATCTGGTACAAAAACGGACAGAAAATTCAGGCAGaagcatcttcttcttcttattatttaGGCAACTTTAATTGTGAAGACAGCTATTCTTGTGCTGTAAAAGGATATGAGgattctccctctcctccaacAT GTGCCGATGGTGAAACCTGCAACAGAGTGACGTACACTGACAGAAACATCTGTGCCTCCAAAGGCTCATCAGTGGACATTTCTTGCACTTACAGCAGTTACAAGAATCATGTTGAATCCAAATTCTGGTTCAGTCCTGAACGTAAAGGTCAGTGGCAGAATCCCTCACAGCCTGAGGACCTTAGTAAAGACTCCCAGTTTGCAGGTCGTGTTCAGGTCATTGACACAGAGGGAGGACGCTCCACCCTGAGAATCACTGACCTGAGAGAGAGCGACTCAGCTGAGTATCACTTCAAATTCACAACACCAAGCTTTGAATGGAGGAGTAGTTTACCTGGTACAACTCTGACTGtcacag CTCTCCAGGTGCAGGTGACCAGAATAACAGTCGGGCAGTCTGTTACTGAGGCAGAGCTGAAgtgtcacagcagctgcagtccaGCTGGTCGTCTTTCCTACATCTGGTTCAATAataaagaggaaattactggagtGGAGACGTCGTCTTATAAAGCCCAGTTTGGTCTTAGTGACAACGTCTCCTGTGCTATAAGAGGACTCGAGGAGTTCCCCTCTCCTTCAGTGT atgctccaaagcttccctctgtgtcagtgagtccctctgctgagatagtggagggcagttcagtgactctgacctgtagcagtgatgctaacccagcagctaagTACACCTGGTACAAAAAGACAGTAAACCCCAGACCTCTCAGTGAAGGACCACAGCTCGTCTTCAGCTCCATCCAGTCCTCTGACTCTGGACAGTATTACTGCACAGCAGAGAACGAGCTGGGGAGGAGGACGTCTAATGACTTCACCATGGATGTGAAAT atgctccaaagcttccctctgtgtcagtgagtccctctgctgagatagtggagggcagttcagtgactctgacctgtagcagtgatgctaacccagcagctaactATACCTGGTACAAGGAGACAGTAAACCCCAGACCTCTCAGTGAAGGACCACAGCTCGTCTTCAGCTCCATCCAGTCCTCTGACTCTGGACAGTATTACTGCACAGCAGAGAACGAGCTGGGGAGGAGGACGTCTAATGACTTCATCATGGATGTGAAATGTGAGTGA
- the LOC144462599 gene encoding uncharacterized protein LOC144462599, whose protein sequence is MGPSCSPLYRLIQGQNVWGVTYSPTKICAVKGSTVEIHCRYTYPSRTNGCNATVKKTFWFTKVNGHDRVDLTTDPQYSGRVQYDCDKIRNNCTLRITDLRESDSAQYKFRFITDHPDAYIGEPGVTLSVTENNNIHVSRSNNGLDCQSSCVPDRPSFIWYKNGWKIQAEASSYYYLGNFNCEDSYSCAVKGYEDSPSPPTCADGETCNRVTYTDRNICASKGSSVDISCTYSSYKNHVESKFWFSPERKDQWQNPSQPEDLSKDSQFAGRVQVIDTERGRSTLRITDLRESDSAEYHFKFTTPSFEWRSSLPGTTLTVTGKHRLM, encoded by the exons ATGGGCCCCAGCTGCTCGCCACTGTACAGGC TGATACAGGGTCAGAATGTCTGGGGAGTGACTTACAGTCCTACTAAGATCTGTGCTGTAAAAGGATCAACAGTGGAAATACACTGCAGATACACATACCCATCCAGAACAAATGGCTGTAATGCTACAGTTAAGAAAACATTCTGGTTTACCAAAGTGAATGGACATGATCGTGTAGATCTGACAACAGACCCACAGTATTCAGGTCGTGTGCAGTATGACTGTGATAAGATTAGGAAcaactgcactctgagaatcaCAGACCTGAGAGAGAGCGACTCAGCTCAGTACAAGTTCAGGTTCATAACAGACCATCCCGATGCTTATATTGGTGAACCTGGAGTCACTTTGTCTGTCACAG AAAACAATAATATacat GTGAGCAGATCAAATAATGGGCTTGACTGTCAAAGCAGTTGTGTACCTGATCGCCCTTCCTTCATCTGGTACAAAAACGGATGGAAAATTCAGGCAGAAGcatcttcttattattatttaggcAACTTTAATTGTGAAGACAGCTATTCTTGTGCTGTAAAAGGATATGAGgattctccctctcctccaacAT GTGCCGATGGTGAAACCTGCAACAGAGTGACGTACACTGACAGAAACATCTGTGCCTCCAAAGGCTCATCAGTGGACATTTCTTGCACTTACAGCAGTTACAAGAATCATGTCGAATCCAAATTCTGGTTCAGTCCTGAACGTAAAGATCAGTGGCAGAATCCCTCACAGCCTGAGGACCTTAGTAAAGACTCCCAGTTTGCAGGTCGTGTTCAGGTCattgacacagagagaggacgCTCCACCCTGAGAATCACTGACCTGAGAGAGAGCGACTCAGCTGAGTATCACTTCAAATTCACAACACCAAGCTTTGAATGGAGGAGTAGTTTACCTGGTACAACTCTGACTGtcacaggtaaacacagactGATGTAA